One genomic region from Leptolyngbyaceae cyanobacterium JSC-12 encodes:
- a CDS encoding hypothetical protein (IMG reference gene:2510093971~PFAM: Domain of unknown function (DUF404); Domain of unknown function (DUF407)): MNFNDYDPGDFYDELFVTQGQPRPEAIPLIDRINSLGMPEVLRRQQAAQIALFKMGVTFNVYSDNQGTERILPFDIIPRIVAAADWELLEKGLKQRIHVLNLFLSDIYSDQKILTDKIIPAEIVYSASGFLKPCMGLQPPEGIWCHVTGTDLVRDRDGQWYVLEDNLRCPSGVSYVLENRRVMKSTFPLVFNTMQIQPVEEYPSQLLETLLNLAPAHLTDPTVVVLSPGIYNSAYFEHSFLAQQMGVQLVEGRDLVVADGFLQMRTTKGLQRVDVIYRRIDDDFIDPTVFRADSMLGVPGLMEVYRAGRVAIANALGTGVADDKVIYSYVPAMIRYYLNEDPILANVPTFLCWEPKQQEHVLANLDKLVVKSAGESGGYGMIVGPHATQKERDTFAEKIKAFPRNYIAQPTLCLSRVPAILDDSFEGCHVDLRPYILYGKQIFVNPGGLTRVALRRGSLVVNSSQGGGSKDTWVVCQ; this comes from the coding sequence GTGAATTTCAATGACTACGATCCAGGAGATTTTTACGATGAACTGTTTGTAACGCAGGGGCAGCCTCGCCCAGAGGCGATTCCGCTAATTGACCGGATCAATTCTCTGGGAATGCCTGAAGTGTTGCGACGTCAGCAAGCTGCCCAAATTGCCTTGTTCAAGATGGGTGTAACATTCAACGTCTACAGCGACAACCAGGGCACCGAGCGCATTCTGCCGTTTGACATTATTCCGCGCATCGTTGCTGCTGCCGATTGGGAGCTTTTGGAAAAAGGCTTAAAGCAACGAATTCATGTGCTGAATCTGTTTTTGTCAGACATCTACTCAGACCAAAAAATTCTGACAGACAAAATTATTCCTGCTGAAATTGTATATTCAGCAAGTGGGTTTTTGAAGCCGTGTATGGGGCTACAACCGCCGGAAGGCATCTGGTGTCATGTTACGGGAACCGATTTAGTGCGCGATCGCGACGGGCAATGGTACGTCCTGGAAGACAATCTCCGCTGCCCATCTGGTGTATCTTACGTGCTGGAAAATCGTCGGGTAATGAAGAGTACCTTCCCGCTGGTATTTAACACCATGCAGATTCAGCCAGTAGAAGAGTACCCCAGTCAACTACTGGAAACCTTGCTGAATCTGGCTCCGGCTCATTTGACTGACCCAACCGTGGTAGTGCTATCCCCTGGCATTTATAACTCCGCCTACTTCGAGCATTCCTTCCTGGCACAACAAATGGGGGTGCAACTGGTAGAAGGACGCGATCTGGTAGTAGCAGATGGTTTTTTACAAATGCGGACTACCAAAGGCTTGCAGCGGGTTGATGTGATTTACCGTCGCATCGATGATGATTTTATTGACCCAACGGTGTTTCGAGCCGATTCCATGCTGGGTGTTCCAGGGTTGATGGAGGTGTACCGAGCAGGACGAGTGGCAATTGCTAATGCACTAGGCACTGGCGTTGCTGATGATAAAGTCATCTACTCCTATGTCCCCGCGATGATCCGTTACTACCTGAATGAAGACCCTATTCTTGCCAACGTGCCCACTTTCCTCTGCTGGGAACCGAAACAACAGGAACATGTGCTGGCAAACTTGGATAAACTCGTCGTCAAATCTGCAGGTGAATCTGGTGGCTATGGCATGATCGTTGGACCTCATGCCACGCAGAAAGAGCGAGACACATTTGCCGAAAAGATCAAAGCTTTTCCACGTAACTACATTGCCCAACCCACCCTCTGTCTATCGCGAGTACCCGCCATTCTTGACGATAGTTTTGAAGGATGCCATGTTGATCTACGCCCTTATATCCTTTACGGCAAACAAATCTTCGTCAACCCTGGCGGCTTAACCCGGGTTGCCTTGAGGCGCGGTTCCCTCGTCGTCAACTCCTCTCAGGGCGGCGGCAGCAAAGACACCTGGGTAGTTTGTCAGTGA
- a CDS encoding hypothetical protein (IMG reference gene:2510093972~PFAM: Bacterial domain of unknown function (DUF403)) produces the protein MLSRVADSIYWLNRYVERAENVARFIEVNLNLLLDSPSGITQQWEPIILTTGDLQLFQERHGQATAEKVIQFLSFDSAYPNSIVSCLRLARENARSIREVISSEMWQQVNAFYLMVTEVAQTGSLSDLSAILKFFEDVKLQSHLFAGIMDATMTHNEGWHFGQIGRLIERADKTARILDVKYFILLPSVNYVGSTLDELQWMALLKSASAYEMYRKQGGHRITPNAVAKFLVLDTEFPRSVRSCIIGAERSLHQITGTPIGTWRIPVERTMGRLRSDLDYITIDEIFEMGLHEYLDGLQSRMNEVGAKIFETFFALQPVA, from the coding sequence ATGCTTAGTCGCGTTGCTGATTCAATTTACTGGCTGAATCGTTATGTTGAACGAGCGGAAAATGTGGCTCGCTTCATTGAAGTTAATCTTAACCTGCTGTTGGATTCACCCAGTGGCATTACCCAGCAATGGGAACCCATTATTTTAACAACAGGAGACCTGCAACTGTTTCAAGAACGACACGGGCAGGCAACAGCGGAGAAAGTCATCCAGTTTTTGAGCTTTGATTCAGCGTATCCAAATTCAATTGTGTCCTGTTTGCGATTAGCGCGGGAAAATGCGCGATCAATTCGGGAAGTCATTTCATCCGAAATGTGGCAGCAGGTGAATGCGTTTTACCTGATGGTAACGGAGGTGGCACAAACGGGTTCTCTCTCGGACTTATCAGCAATTCTCAAGTTTTTTGAGGATGTTAAACTTCAGAGTCACCTGTTTGCGGGCATTATGGATGCCACAATGACACATAATGAAGGTTGGCATTTTGGGCAAATTGGACGGTTAATTGAACGAGCCGACAAAACTGCTCGGATTCTAGATGTAAAATATTTTATCTTGCTACCATCGGTAAATTATGTGGGTAGCACACTGGATGAATTGCAATGGATGGCGTTATTGAAGTCTGCTAGTGCCTATGAAATGTATCGCAAGCAGGGCGGACATCGGATTACGCCCAACGCTGTTGCCAAGTTTTTAGTGCTGGATACAGAGTTTCCTCGTTCGGTGCGGTCTTGCATTATTGGGGCAGAGCGATCGCTACACCAAATTACCGGAACCCCCATCGGCACTTGGCGTATTCCAGTTGAGCGCACAATGGGACGGCTGCGGTCTGACCTGGATTACATTACCATTGATGAGATTTTTGAAATGGGGCTGCATGAGTATCTCGACGGACTCCAGAGCCGGATGAATGAAGTCGGTGCCAAAATTTTTGAAACGTTCTTTGCACTCCAGCCTGTTGCATAA
- a CDS encoding transglutaminase-like enzyme, predicted cysteine protease (IMG reference gene:2510093973~PFAM: Bacterial transglutaminase-like N-terminal region; Transglutaminase-like superfamily), producing MKYQINHTTEYSYEQPVALQPHIIRLRPRSDNTQILQSFQLSITPTPIQKSQSVDLDGNAIAKVWFDKEPTQSLVIHAKSLVETLRDNPFEYLLEPWATHLPIDYPTTLLTQLHPYLKGQRPGASELDPVAIQLAQEIWVNAGETPVSFLSQLNQQIYQGCQYIIRETGAPLPPGITWTQKSGSCRDFAVLFMETCRAIGLAARFVSGYQEGDRDNPERHLHAWVEVYLPGAGWRGYDPTQGLAVADRHIALVASAFSAHTAPVSGSISPGGVQSNMNYHLNILPID from the coding sequence ATGAAATATCAAATCAACCATACGACCGAGTATAGCTATGAACAACCTGTGGCGTTGCAACCTCACATAATTCGGTTGCGCCCCCGCAGTGACAATACGCAGATCCTGCAGTCGTTTCAACTATCGATTACGCCCACACCCATTCAAAAATCTCAGAGTGTGGATCTGGATGGCAACGCGATCGCTAAAGTCTGGTTTGATAAAGAACCAACCCAATCCCTTGTAATTCATGCAAAATCGCTTGTCGAAACGCTGCGAGACAATCCGTTTGAATATTTGCTGGAACCGTGGGCAACTCATTTACCGATCGACTATCCCACCACGTTGCTTACCCAGTTACACCCTTATCTCAAAGGACAGCGTCCTGGCGCATCCGAGCTTGATCCGGTCGCAATTCAGTTAGCGCAGGAAATTTGGGTAAATGCAGGTGAAACACCAGTCAGCTTTTTAAGCCAATTGAATCAGCAAATCTACCAAGGCTGTCAGTACATTATTCGGGAAACTGGAGCACCCTTGCCTCCTGGGATCACTTGGACTCAGAAATCTGGTTCATGCCGCGATTTTGCCGTGTTGTTTATGGAAACCTGTCGGGCAATTGGGTTAGCGGCTCGCTTTGTCAGCGGGTATCAAGAGGGCGATCGCGACAATCCCGAACGGCATCTGCATGCCTGGGTAGAGGTTTATTTACCGGGTGCTGGTTGGCGGGGTTACGACCCCACCCAGGGATTAGCTGTTGCTGATCGCCATATCGCCTTGGTTGCCAGCGCCTTTTCAGCTCACACTGCACCTGTATCAGGTTCAATCAGTCCAGGTGGCGTTCAATCCAACATGAACTATCATCTCAACATTCTGCCGATTGATTAG
- a CDS encoding glycogen debranching enzyme (IMG reference gene:2510093974~PFAM: Plant neutral invertase), whose amino-acid sequence MSVRPIEEEAWELLEKSIIYYRGSPVGTIAARDPDIAALNYDQCFVRDFVSSALIFLVKGRADIVRNFLQITLKLQPKAVQLDCSKPSRGLMPASFKVELFNGQEYIKADFGDHAIGRVAPADACLWWIILLRAYVVATQDFDLAHREDFQEGIRLILTLCLVTRFDMYPMVLVPDGASMIDRRMGLYGHPLDIQSLFYAALRASAELLIPNQENQPMIDAIACRLAPLLKQIREHYWLDSDRLNVIYRFQVEEYGEEALNQFNIFSDSIPFYRLAKWIPEAGGYLAGNLGPSQMDCRFFAIGNLMAIISSLANEEQSHKILNLIELRWGDLIGHMPMKLCYPALEDTDWKIVTGCDPKNRPWSYHNGGSWPVLLWMLTAAARKMSRAELAHHAIAVAERRLLLDHWPEYYDGPDGRLIGKESRRYQTWTVAGYLLAKELIANPDHLKLVNFEDEVI is encoded by the coding sequence TTGAGCGTTCGACCAATTGAAGAAGAAGCATGGGAGTTACTGGAAAAATCGATCATCTACTATCGGGGATCTCCAGTTGGAACAATCGCCGCTCGTGATCCTGACATTGCTGCATTAAACTATGATCAATGTTTTGTGCGTGATTTTGTATCTTCTGCACTGATCTTTTTAGTAAAAGGTAGAGCAGACATTGTGCGTAACTTCCTCCAAATTACGTTGAAGTTACAACCCAAAGCTGTTCAACTTGATTGTTCAAAACCGAGTCGCGGCTTAATGCCTGCTAGCTTTAAAGTCGAGTTATTCAATGGGCAAGAATATATCAAAGCTGATTTTGGTGATCATGCGATCGGGCGAGTCGCTCCAGCCGATGCCTGCCTCTGGTGGATTATTTTATTAAGAGCCTATGTTGTGGCAACTCAGGATTTTGACCTGGCTCATCGGGAAGATTTTCAAGAAGGGATTCGGTTAATTCTAACACTGTGCCTGGTGACTCGCTTTGATATGTACCCAATGGTCTTAGTTCCCGATGGTGCCAGCATGATTGACCGTCGCATGGGTTTATACGGGCATCCCCTGGATATTCAATCTCTGTTTTATGCAGCGTTGCGTGCTAGTGCAGAATTGCTGATTCCAAATCAGGAAAACCAGCCAATGATCGACGCGATCGCCTGTCGATTAGCCCCTCTGCTCAAGCAAATTCGAGAACATTACTGGCTGGATAGCGATCGCTTAAACGTGATTTACCGCTTCCAGGTAGAAGAATACGGAGAAGAAGCCCTAAACCAGTTCAACATTTTTTCTGATTCGATTCCGTTTTATCGTCTAGCCAAATGGATACCAGAAGCAGGTGGATACCTGGCAGGGAACTTAGGTCCATCTCAAATGGATTGTCGCTTTTTTGCCATTGGGAACTTGATGGCAATCATCTCCTCCCTGGCAAATGAAGAACAATCGCACAAAATTTTGAACTTAATTGAACTGCGCTGGGGCGATTTGATCGGGCACATGCCAATGAAGCTATGTTATCCCGCCCTAGAAGATACCGATTGGAAAATTGTGACCGGATGCGACCCCAAAAACCGCCCTTGGTCGTATCACAACGGCGGCAGTTGGCCTGTTTTGCTATGGATGCTGACCGCTGCTGCCCGTAAAATGAGTCGCGCTGAGTTAGCCCATCACGCGATCGCCGTTGCCGAACGCCGCCTGTTGCTCGACCATTGGCCTGAATACTACGACGGTCCAGACGGTCGCTTGATTGGTAAAGAATCCCGCCGATACCAAACCTGGACGGTTGCAGGTTATCTTCTGGCAAAAGAACTAATCGCTAACCCCGACCACCTCAAACTTGTAAACTTTGAGGATGAAGTGATCTAG
- a CDS encoding hypothetical protein (IMG reference gene:2510093975~PFAM: Protein of unknown function (DUF820)), translating to MKTQTRRYTPEEYLELEEHADYKSEYHDGEIIPMTGGTTNHNKIAGNLYAFLKFALRGKGYEPYIGDVRLWIPRHTLYTYPDVMVIQGQPIYEGKGTTTVTNPLLIAEILSPSTRSYDQSDKFAYYRSIPSFQEYVLIDQSQLHVMHYCKLEDGKWLLTEIEGDNAVLTLSSVEFEISFADLYEGVNFEQSEESAS from the coding sequence ATGAAAACCCAAACCCGTCGCTACACTCCAGAAGAATACCTGGAACTGGAGGAACACGCCGACTACAAAAGCGAATATCACGACGGAGAAATTATCCCCATGACGGGAGGCACTACCAATCACAATAAAATCGCTGGCAATCTCTATGCTTTTCTGAAGTTTGCCCTGCGAGGAAAAGGCTATGAACCCTACATTGGGGATGTGCGCCTGTGGATTCCACGCCACACGTTATATACCTACCCGGATGTGATGGTGATTCAAGGGCAACCGATCTACGAAGGCAAAGGGACAACCACCGTCACCAACCCGCTCCTAATTGCCGAAATTCTTTCACCTTCTACCCGCAGCTACGACCAGTCCGACAAATTTGCGTACTATCGCTCAATTCCCTCGTTTCAGGAATACGTGTTGATTGATCAAAGTCAACTTCATGTGATGCACTACTGCAAGCTGGAAGATGGCAAATGGCTCCTCACCGAAATCGAAGGTGACAACGCCGTTTTAACCCTGAGTTCCGTTGAATTTGAAATTTCTTTTGCTGACCTGTACGAAGGCGTGAACTTTGAGCAGTCAGAAGAATCAGCTTCTTGA
- a CDS encoding hypothetical protein (IMG reference gene:2510093976), which translates to MLPFVAVPSTIAQEFGKYRDLFCRGAGFEQVSRYVTGLLLSENKTLQGIAGQWVAGGEVGGRRAMHAAVFEAGWRSSELMSHHRAVIAKEHQGRGREVISLDWTLSHHDWGKQIFGVKRSYDYVEHRMSCFQTVVTATIANRHLIDGIDVVVQFPDFSVAEREYLKVTAKSHYDDLDQVRERLIEMLHYHKNRLEYRKRTEIAVEIVRQVEAEGQFPTADYAFDNGVLTVELTTMIESAGKHWVSEVESSRNILWNDQWQRVDAIGLELRIHHPESFRPIQVTCRNGETKPIWAFTKVVRLKKFGRKRLVIVHEQADLQDPPRFLLTDALHWESGRVMQTWSYRWSCEVFHEVSKQHTGLESAQVRNEEAVNRHFRLSCVAQSILQRTACSGAQSERFEFAQGKQTVGQKLYTLTRQAFDDLLQFIVTRCSHGHTNEQILQALLPS; encoded by the coding sequence ATGCTGCCCTTTGTCGCTGTGCCATCGACGATTGCTCAAGAGTTTGGGAAATATCGAGACCTGTTCTGCCGAGGCGCAGGCTTTGAGCAGGTGAGTCGCTATGTGACCGGATTGCTGTTGAGTGAGAACAAAACCTTGCAAGGGATTGCCGGACAATGGGTAGCAGGTGGGGAGGTCGGCGGACGAAGAGCGATGCACGCAGCGGTGTTTGAGGCGGGCTGGAGGAGTTCAGAGTTAATGTCCCATCATCGTGCTGTGATAGCCAAAGAGCATCAGGGGCGAGGGCGAGAAGTCATCAGTCTGGATTGGACGCTCAGCCATCACGATTGGGGCAAGCAGATCTTTGGGGTGAAGCGATCCTATGATTATGTGGAACATCGGATGAGTTGCTTTCAAACGGTGGTGACGGCGACGATTGCGAACCGCCACCTAATTGATGGGATTGACGTGGTGGTGCAGTTTCCAGATTTTTCAGTGGCAGAACGGGAGTATCTGAAGGTGACGGCAAAATCCCACTATGACGATTTAGACCAAGTGCGAGAACGACTGATTGAGATGTTGCATTATCACAAGAATCGATTGGAGTATCGCAAACGCACCGAGATTGCCGTCGAGATTGTGCGCCAAGTGGAAGCGGAAGGACAATTTCCCACCGCCGATTATGCGTTTGACAATGGGGTGTTGACTGTTGAGTTAACCACCATGATTGAGTCCGCAGGAAAACACTGGGTGAGTGAAGTTGAAAGTTCTCGCAACATCTTGTGGAATGACCAATGGCAACGGGTAGATGCGATTGGTTTAGAACTCAGAATCCATCACCCAGAGAGCTTTCGCCCGATTCAAGTCACTTGCCGCAACGGCGAAACGAAACCGATTTGGGCATTTACCAAAGTCGTGCGCCTCAAGAAGTTTGGACGCAAGCGATTGGTCATCGTCCACGAGCAAGCAGATTTACAAGACCCACCTCGCTTCCTGCTCACCGATGCGTTGCATTGGGAAAGTGGGCGAGTCATGCAGACTTGGAGTTATCGATGGTCCTGCGAGGTCTTTCATGAGGTGAGCAAACAGCACACCGGGCTAGAGTCGGCTCAGGTGCGGAACGAGGAAGCGGTCAACCGTCACTTCCGTCTTAGTTGCGTGGCGCAGTCGATTCTGCAACGGACTGCCTGTTCTGGCGCACAATCTGAACGATTTGAGTTTGCTCAAGGCAAGCAAACGGTGGGACAGAAGCTCTATACCCTCACTCGTCAAGCCTTTGATGATTTGCTGCAATTCATTGTGACGCGATGTTCTCACGGACATACAAATGAACAGATTTTACAAGCTCTCCTCCCCAGTTGA
- a CDS encoding transposase (IMG reference gene:2510093978~PFAM: Transposase IS200 like): protein MSEYIHKSHNVTVLLYHLVFPAKYRRAVFDEQVDEVLREVCLEIEKRYEIKFIEIGVDKDHVHFLVQSVPTYSVTKLVKMIKSLTAREVFRRCPQVKQKLWGGEFWSDGYFASTVGKHGDEGMIANYVKNQGNEYLKLHRDEQLTLF from the coding sequence ATGAGCGAGTACATCCACAAAAGTCATAACGTTACGGTTTTGCTATACCACCTTGTGTTTCCAGCAAAGTATCGGCGGGCTGTGTTTGATGAACAGGTCGATGAAGTTTTGCGAGAAGTTTGCCTGGAGATTGAGAAACGCTACGAGATTAAATTTATAGAAATCGGTGTAGACAAAGACCATGTGCACTTTTTAGTCCAATCGGTGCCGACATACAGCGTGACCAAATTGGTCAAAATGATCAAGAGTTTGACCGCAAGGGAAGTGTTTCGGCGTTGTCCTCAGGTGAAGCAAAAGCTATGGGGTGGAGAGTTTTGGAGTGATGGCTATTTTGCAAGTACAGTTGGGAAACACGGGGATGAAGGGATGATTGCGAACTACGTCAAAAATCAGGGTAACGAATATCTCAAGCTACACCGAGATGAGCAGCTTACTCTTTTTTGA
- a CDS encoding hypothetical protein (IMG reference gene:2510093980), translating to MDETEVLVKVTEAGKLELPDEIRAQFQAGEEYLVSVTNGEIHIKKVLTPEVDLDEFFRQLNEAPADPNQPSLQEISEVVKEVRWELWKKE from the coding sequence ATGGACGAAACAGAAGTTTTGGTGAAAGTGACGGAAGCAGGCAAACTGGAGTTACCCGACGAGATTCGGGCGCAGTTTCAAGCTGGCGAAGAATATTTGGTGTCTGTAACTAATGGCGAAATTCACATCAAGAAGGTACTAACTCCAGAAGTTGATCTGGATGAGTTCTTTCGCCAGTTGAATGAAGCTCCTGCTGATCCCAATCAACCTTCGTTGCAGGAAATTAGTGAAGTTGTTAAGGAAGTGCGTTGGGAGTTGTGGAAAAAGGAATGA
- a CDS encoding oligoendopeptidase F (IMG reference gene:2510093982~PFAM: Oligopeptidase F; Peptidase family M3~TIGRFAM: oligoendopeptidase, pepF/M3 family) translates to MVQSALSQLESSQEWNLSDLYQGFDDPKLQTDLEDLQQRSQVFREQYRGTVKNLTPEQVAACLQELEAISQTAGFLYAFPALLFSADTRNTEAKQMQDKLLEQITVIENQLLFFDLELKALDDAKFAELEAAAALQTYRHYFYKIAKFRPHTLSEEVEQTRNQDNLTGRQAFINLRSVHLGEQEYAPVTTPDGKSANTEAELGALLFHPDATVRYNAYASVRQVMKQHNSLYAYILNTIAQDHKLENQMRGYSSTLQKQLLADEVAEPVFRAIMNGTKERFDLWQRYYMLKGNALGQKIRTCDVYAPWASEPVEPLPYKAGVETLLAAIAEFDVNYARRAEEFFINNWVDAKVRPGKRGGAFCWYAHGKHSYLLLSYTEDYNSLFTLAHEMGHGLHFAWIDDRQTYFNSNPPMVLAEIASTFNELLLLDYLLKQAGDDPVLKKTLITRQLEDQLNLLFRQSTISRLELAVHDRAAQGSFDQTFVNQQWRSLYQELCGDAVEVLPEHDYDWARIGHIYFKPYYCYQYTASNIVSLACYQKYREVGKDFIPGYLELLAAGGSQDQVEALRQYVNVDLENPATIAAALKYVDGLLDQLQAAIL, encoded by the coding sequence TTGGTTCAGTCTGCCCTCTCTCAACTGGAAAGCTCCCAGGAATGGAACTTGTCTGATCTGTATCAGGGGTTTGACGATCCCAAACTGCAAACGGATCTAGAAGACTTGCAGCAGCGATCGCAGGTATTTCGGGAACAGTATCGTGGCACAGTGAAAAACCTGACTCCGGAGCAGGTGGCAGCCTGTTTGCAAGAATTGGAAGCCATTTCTCAAACTGCTGGATTTCTCTACGCCTTTCCAGCGTTGCTTTTCTCAGCAGACACGCGCAACACCGAAGCCAAGCAGATGCAAGACAAACTGCTGGAGCAAATCACTGTTATTGAAAACCAACTGCTGTTCTTTGACCTGGAACTGAAAGCGCTAGACGATGCCAAATTTGCGGAACTGGAGGCAGCAGCAGCATTGCAAACCTATCGCCACTACTTTTACAAAATCGCCAAATTCCGCCCTCACACTTTATCGGAAGAAGTGGAGCAGACCCGCAATCAGGATAATTTGACCGGACGGCAGGCATTCATCAATCTGCGATCAGTGCATTTGGGCGAACAAGAATACGCCCCAGTGACCACACCCGATGGCAAATCAGCCAATACCGAAGCGGAGTTGGGAGCACTACTGTTTCATCCTGATGCCACGGTACGCTACAACGCCTATGCCTCAGTTCGCCAGGTGATGAAGCAGCACAACTCGCTCTACGCCTATATCCTGAACACTATCGCTCAGGATCACAAGCTAGAGAATCAAATGCGAGGGTATAGTTCCACCTTGCAAAAGCAACTGCTGGCAGATGAAGTGGCGGAACCGGTATTTCGCGCCATTATGAATGGGACGAAAGAGCGATTTGACCTGTGGCAGCGCTATTACATGCTGAAAGGAAACGCTCTGGGTCAAAAAATTCGGACCTGTGATGTGTATGCACCGTGGGCGAGTGAACCTGTGGAACCATTGCCCTACAAAGCGGGGGTGGAAACGCTGCTTGCTGCGATCGCTGAATTTGACGTGAACTATGCTCGCCGTGCCGAAGAGTTTTTCATCAATAACTGGGTGGATGCCAAAGTGCGCCCAGGTAAGCGGGGCGGGGCTTTCTGTTGGTATGCCCACGGCAAACATAGCTATCTGCTGTTGTCCTACACGGAAGACTACAACTCTCTGTTCACCCTGGCGCATGAGATGGGGCACGGGTTGCACTTTGCCTGGATTGACGATCGCCAAACGTATTTCAACAGCAATCCACCCATGGTTCTGGCAGAAATTGCTTCCACGTTTAATGAACTGCTACTGCTGGATTATTTGCTAAAGCAAGCAGGCGACGACCCTGTATTGAAGAAAACCCTGATCACCCGTCAGTTAGAAGATCAACTCAATCTGCTGTTCCGCCAGAGCACCATTAGTCGATTAGAGTTGGCAGTGCACGATCGCGCTGCGCAGGGCAGTTTTGACCAGACCTTTGTGAATCAGCAGTGGCGATCGCTGTATCAAGAGTTGTGTGGCGATGCAGTAGAAGTGCTGCCTGAACATGATTATGACTGGGCACGAATTGGCCACATTTACTTCAAACCCTACTACTGTTATCAATACACCGCTTCCAACATTGTCAGTCTCGCTTGCTATCAGAAATATCGCGAAGTTGGTAAAGATTTCATTCCCGGTTATCTGGAACTATTAGCCGCGGGCGGCAGTCAGGATCAGGTGGAAGCCTTGCGTCAGTATGTGAATGTGGATCTGGAAAATCCCGCGACGATCGCCGCCGCGCTGAAATATGTAGACGGCTTACTGGATCAATTGCAAGCAGCTATTTTATGA
- a CDS encoding putative proteasome-type protease (IMG reference gene:2510093983~PFAM: Proteasome subunit): protein MTYCLGILTSSGLVMAADSRTNAGVDYISTHQKLFDFSQPGDRVLLICTAGNLSITQATLTLIRRDLVAKAETSLHTLSSLYEIARYIGAKAREIQDQDRPWLERDRIDSQCSFLLGGQVKGEEAGLYLIYSQGNCIQASKDTPFLQIGEAKYGKPILDRLLTFDTSLEAAAKCALLSIDSTMKSNISVGPPINLAMYETNSFKIRYELKLKLGAPYLGQIRRMWEVALREAFDNMPDIDWENYLESSTDNLLDS from the coding sequence ATGACCTATTGTCTTGGAATTCTCACTAGCTCTGGGTTGGTCATGGCGGCAGATTCGCGCACCAATGCTGGAGTAGATTACATTTCTACACATCAGAAGTTGTTCGACTTTTCTCAGCCTGGCGATCGCGTTTTGCTGATTTGTACGGCTGGGAACCTGTCTATTACTCAGGCAACGCTGACGCTAATCCGGCGGGATCTAGTTGCCAAAGCTGAGACAAGTTTGCATACCTTATCTAGCCTTTATGAAATTGCTCGGTACATTGGTGCGAAAGCTCGTGAAATTCAAGACCAGGATCGTCCCTGGCTGGAGCGCGATCGCATTGATTCTCAGTGCAGTTTCCTCCTGGGTGGACAGGTAAAAGGGGAAGAAGCAGGACTCTATCTGATTTACAGCCAGGGTAACTGTATTCAGGCATCGAAAGATACGCCCTTTCTGCAAATTGGCGAGGCAAAGTATGGCAAACCAATTCTGGATCGATTGCTGACCTTCGATACCTCCCTGGAGGCGGCAGCAAAATGTGCATTGCTGTCAATCGATTCCACCATGAAATCCAATATTTCGGTGGGTCCGCCAATTAACCTGGCAATGTATGAAACCAACAGCTTCAAAATTCGCTACGAGCTAAAGCTAAAGCTGGGTGCGCCTTACCTGGGGCAAATTCGACGGATGTGGGAAGTAGCCCTGCGCGAAGCCTTTGACAATATGCCAGATATTGACTGGGAGAACTATTTAGAATCGTCAACGGATAACTTGTTGGATTCATAA